A genomic window from Osmia bicornis bicornis chromosome 6, iOsmBic2.1, whole genome shotgun sequence includes:
- the LOC114871608 gene encoding uncharacterized protein LOC114871608 isoform X2, with product MAQLISVKLSRFDGSPWGFRLQGGKDFGTPLVVQKVNSGSPAEAAGLKAGDAVIRVNNTEMYNLRHKDAQDVIMRAGNNFEITVQRGGGTWKPHVSPISSTLPSPSPTSSVSNIAPVTKTSLAAKKQDGPLIGSGHNFSPKPFLNGTGDGSIKSIVNKQYNSPVGIYSEETIAETLSAQAEVLAGGVLGVNFKKNEKNYNAENSEVFKMVQEADKEPKTPEPVSSRTEFYSSVSHAVGGRATSPRSPTPLFHALHGFGPAMNSNENSSRRQPQRQQSSSSSSGSSSVVVCSNCDRVIVGVFVRIKEKNLHVECFKCSTCGTSLKNVGYYNINNKLYCDIHAKLVARQNAPAGMVPITMPPGGKAPASTISAALANAPLSPPLNNHASSPLPFSAPTSNNLIGPKPFGGSSVLSSPPLVNSGNSTLPRPQSQTVTETSETHEKSYYYELVDTKPEYHPSSVKSKSLNWPPPKPIEDITYPTASPLYIDPNPVLDRRNVQAVKEKCIEACEKALTRIRGESTDREVERVSRQCCFDEDPMDRVSCPGPIYRKVELVETSGRQSKSEITSRPSSTDSVRRSLTPTRIVQPIPKPWTATVTTGSNLYEQTYGGTEPPKVCKKFHQKEICQRERICERNQPFREEHRSYRSEFSRTEQTVCEKPPLPVQHTVKQQETKEEITEVDKEVIDLRPADEIEEDDSDGKGIGGEHDFITETSEEDVDGLHVKKKMTFEKTIERTPSPARPSTPMIEESVAAETVEEATEKIEESYTRKTATHIDRKVEESEEKTVVESAEVVTSAVDVQQMLEKAKQEEEERKREEEEEERRRQEEEERRKREEEEQRRKRAEEERRRQEEEERSKHVAFEEEEVEEVREHPLGRTVVREERVTEAEGDTPGRKKLIKETYEEITEEVLVQERVRRKAIEDERRKSLREQVEVHQSLREQQAPKDKRVCSKYPPAQEIMETNKKRVQFVKQTDSGPKPIPHSALQNATPKEWKSEMVNALTTAPDRPFTPLSTSSSIKEVYTEETIYLDHRCRPKPPPENLRPISPFQEALMIAPERPYTPLSREIGPEDRNVCSRSQTPVLQDGGKYPPPAGLLYGEGKPIVAPSPKPCGPRPLPTPPPDFRLRDSSASPVRSRPQTPCSKGITASLKKPDTIPSYQRNLVAMRRGAVESHTYLPSRTPTPTPGRSKSPAYGPPEPPPCYMKAHAPRIREDPPPAKHSSIHFPTKKSVSYKIDEDTDEGHRKAEYAASKTVDFDEKRTDDHGREPTDAVHAQYQEKRFMTSEEINEQKLSLTKKSLEVTEDFERCERRVPARPLPEPREKPSKGTCAIGRTSPCKLTLPCPLASKTETSSSVQPVYTSSTEVRHVSYGPPPCKPCPDTGVTVLPCKAHSDQGTKAGVVVVPCEGPKPCCQKSGVCVVPTSDRSGVCVSPCMGMQTGSCGQPEGRCGRESACEIEIPNCPESGICVAPCADGSVCVAPCGKPGPPPSAKLPFPQISFPYGDTSASSPCKNSFQPIHKPRTNLSGQLARLTAKTGHNVPTVQLYKPQAQTDAASCCESKSYCQKTQCYRSTETHCQSSGQCSNNARCRTGTQCETQNHCQDGIHCSPSSNAQSIVDPPNLSSHPDLGSGIGGLGGAGSKSGSFAGSSAPKRGRGILNQATGPGSRVPLCGHCNSYVRGPFITALGQIWCPDHFVCVNTQCRRPLQDIGFVEEKGQLYCEYCFERFIAPSCNKCNIKIKGDCLNAIGKHFHPECFKCSYCGKLFGNSPFFLEEGLPYCEADWNELFTTKCFACGFPVEAGDRWVEALNNNYHSQCFNCSMCKKNLEGQSFYAKGGRPFCKNHAR from the exons ATGGCACAGCTGATCAGCGTTAAGCTGTCCAGATTCGATGGATCCCCTTGGGGTTTTCGTCTTCAGGGTGGCAAGGATTTTGGCACTCCTCTAGTCGTGCAAAAG GTTAATAGCGGCTCCCCGGCGGAAGCAGCTGGTTTGAAGGCCGGCGATGCAGTTATCAGGGTGAACAACACCGAGATGTACAATCTGAGGCACAAGGACGCGCAGGATGTTATCATGAGAGCTGGAAACAATTTCGAGATCACTGTACAGAG AGGTGGCGGTACTTGGAAGCCACACGTGTCTCCGATAAGTTCAACCCTTCCATCGCCATCGCCCACGTCCTCGGTTAGCAACATTGCTCCAGTTACGAAGACGTCGTTGGCAGCCAAGAAGCAAGACGGACCGCTGATCGGAAGCGGTCATAATTTCAGTCCAAAGCCATTC CTGAATGGAACGGGGGATGGTTCGATCAAATCCATCGTTAACAAACAGTACAACAGCCCTGTGGGTATCTACAGTGAAGAAACGATCGCGGAAACACTGTCCGCCCAAGCGGAAGTTCTAGCTGGTGGTGTTCTTGG TGTAAACTTCAAAAAGAACGAGAAGAATTACAACGCAGAGAACAGCGAAGTGTTCAAAATGGTCCAAGAAGCGGACAAAGAACCAAAGACACCGGAACCTG TATCATCGAGAACAGAGTTTTACTCGTCGGTGAGCCACGCCGTTGGCGGAAGGGCCACTTCGCCGAGATCACCCACGCCTCTATTTCATGCTCTCCACGGCTTTGGTCCGGCTATGAATTCCAATGAAAATTCGTCGAGACGTCAACCGCAACGTCAGCagtcctcctcttcctcctcagGCTCGTCGAGCGTCGTCGTTTGTAGCAACTGCGACCGTGTGATCGT GGGTGTCTTTGTCAggatcaaggagaagaatcTACACGTGGAATGCTTCAAGTGCTCTACCTGTGGCACTTCCTTGAAGAACGTCGGTTATTATAACATCAACAATAAATTGTATTGTGATATTCACGCAAAACTAGTCGCCAGACAAAATGCACCTGCTGGAATGGTTCCAATCACCATGCCACC AGGCGGAAAGGCTCCAGCGAGCACCATTTCCGCTGCGCTAGCAAATGCACCGTTGTCTCCACCTTTGAATAATCACGCATCGTCGCCTCTACCGTTCTCG GCGCCAACGTCTAACAATCTAATTGGTCCCAAGCCTTTCGGAGGATCCAGTGTTTTATCGTCGCCACCGTTAGTGAATTCAGGAAACAGCACTCTTCCACGACCACAAAGTCAAACTGTGACTG AAACCTCCGAGACCCACGAAAAGTCCTATTATTACGAGCTGGTGGATACCAAGCCCGAGTACCATCCGAGTTCCGTGAAATCGAAAAGTCTTAATTGGCCACCACCGAAACCAATCGAGGACATAACTTATCCCACCGCCAGTCCTTTGTATATCGATCCAAATCCTGTCCTCGACCGAAGAAACGTGCAAGCAGTGAAAGAGAAGTGTATCGAGGCCTGCGAAAAAGCATTGACAAGAATAAGGGGTGAAAGCACCGATCGCGAGGTCGAAAGGGTCAGTAGACAGTGTTGTTTCGACGAGGATCCGATGGATCGGGTCAGTTGTCCAGGGCCCATTTACAGGAAAGTGGAGCTGGTCGAGACCAGCGGTAGACAATCAAAAAGTGAAATAACATCGAGACCCAGCTCGACCGACAGCGTCAGAAGATCCTTGACACCGACCAGGATCGTTCAACCCATACCCAAACCATGGACAGCTACCGTAACGACTGGAAGTAATCTGTACGAGCAAACTTACGGCGGGACAGAACCGCCAAAAGTCTGTAAGAAGTTCCATCAGAAGGAGATCTGTCAACGGGAGAGAATCTGCGAGAGGAACCAACCCTTCCGGGAAGAACATCGTTCATATCGCTCTGAATTCAGTCGAACGGAACAAACGGTCTGCGAGAAACCACCGCTTCCTGTGCAGCACACGGTGAAGCAGCAGGAGACTAAGGAAGAGATCACAGAAGTTGACAAGGAAGTCATTGACTTGAGACCAGCTGACGAGATCGAGGAAGATGATTCCGACGGGAAAGGAATCGGAGGAGAACACGATTTTATTACCGAGACTTCCGAAGAAGACGTGGATGGACTGCacgtgaagaagaagatgacCTTCGAGAAGACCATCGAGAGAACCCCGTCACCTGCACGACCCAGCACTCCGATGATAGAGGAGTCCGTCGCGGCGGAGACGGTCGAAGAGGCGACGGAGAAGATCGAAGAGAGTTATACCAGAAAAACTGCTACGCACATCGACAGAAAAGTTGAGGAGTCTGAAGAGAAGACGGTTGTAGAGTCAGCTGAAGTGGTCACCTCGGCGGTGGACGTTCAACAGATGCTGGAGAAGGCGAAACAGGAGGAAGAGGAGcgaaagagagaggaagaggaagaggaaagacgaaggcaagaagaggaagagagaagaaaacgCGAAGAAGAGGAACAGAGGAGAAAACGCGCCGAGGAGGAACGAAGGAGACAGGAGGAGGAAGAGCGAAGCAAACATGTCGCTTTCGAAGAAGAGGAAGTGGAAGAAGTTCGAGAACATCCACTGGGAAGAACAGTGGTCCGTGAAGAGAGGGTGACGGAAGCTGAAGGTGACACGCCTGGACGCAAGAAGCTCATCAAGGAGACTTACGAGGAGATCACGGAGGAAGTGTTGGTCCAGGAACGCGTCAGGAGGAAGGCGATCGAAGATGAACGCAGGAAGAGTTTGAGAGAACAGGTAGAAGTTCATCAAAGTTTGAGAGAGCAACAGGCACCCAAGGATAAACGCGTATGCTCCAAGTATCCTCCGGCTCAAGAAATCATGGAGACTAATAAAAAACGAGTTCAATTCGTGAAGCAGACCGATTCAGGTCCCAAGCCCATACCGCATTCTGCTCTTCAAAACGCTACCCCCAAAGAGTGGAAGTCTGAAATGGTGAACGCTTTGACCACGGCACCCGATCGACCCTTCACTCCTCTCAGCACCTCGTCGAGTATAAAGGAGGTTTACACTGAAGAGACGATATACCTGGATCACAGGTGTCGACCGAAACCACCGCCAGAGAATCTACGACCCATTTCACCGTTCCAGGAGGCGCTTATGATCGCCCCGGAACGTCCTTACACTCCTCTGAGTCGCGAAATTGGACCGGAAGACAGAAACGTTTGCAGTCGGTCTCAGACCCCAGTGCTTCAGGACGGGGGTAAATACCCTCCACCCGCTGGTCTCCTCTACGGCGAGGGTAAACCCATCGTTGCACCGTCTCCTAAACCCTGTGGTCCACGACCGTTACCGACACCACCGCCCGACTTCCGTCTAAGGGATTCATCCGCGTCTCCGGTGAGGTCTCGGCCCCAAACACCTTGCAGCAAAGGCATCACAGCTTCCCTGAAGAAGCCGGACACCATACCTTCTTATCAGAGGAACCTAGTAGCTATGAGAAGAGGCGCGGTTGAGAGTCACACGTATCTACCCAGCAGGACTCCGACGCCTACTCCGGGAAGATCAAAGTCGCCCGCCTATGGACCACCGGAACCTCCCCCATGCTATATGAAGGCTCATGCTCCGAGGATCAGAGAGGATCCACCTCCCGCCAAGCACAGCTCCATACACTTCCCAACGAAGAAGAGCGTCTCTTACAAGATAGACGAAGACACTGACGAGGGACACAGAAAAGCCGAGTACGCCGCCAGCAAGACGGTGGACTTTGACGAGAAACGAACCGACGATCACGGTCGAGAACCCACGGACGCGGTTCATGCTCAGTACCAAGAGAAACGGTTCATGACGAGCGAGGAAATCAACGAACAGAAGCTCTCGCTGACGAAGAAGTCGCTCGAGGTTACCGAAGACTTTGAGAGATGCGAAAGAAGGGTACCGGCCAGACCTTTGCCGGAGCCTCGAGAGAAACCATCCAAGGGCACGTGTGCCATCGGTAGAACGAGCCCCTGCAAACTAACTCTGCCTTGCCCTTTGGCTTCCAAGACGGAAACGAGCTCGAGCGTGCAACCGGTGTACACCAGCTCGACGGAAGTGCGTCACGTTAGCTACGGCCCTCCACCCTGCAAACCGTGTCCAGATACCGGAGTAACGGTGCTACCTTGCAAAGCTCACTCTGATCAAGGCACCAAGGCGGGTGTTGTAGTGGTGCCTTGCGAGGGACCTAAGCCTTGCTGTCAAAAATCAGGCGTATGCGTGGTTCCAACGTCGGACCGTTCGGGAGTTTGCGTGTCTCCTTGTATGGGTATGCAAACGGGAAGCTGTGGCCAACCGGAAGGACGCTGCGGTCgggaatcagcctgcgagATCGAGATTCCAAACTGTCCAGAATCTGGAATCTGCGTGGCACCCTGCGCCGATGGTTCTGTCTGCGTGGCACCCTGCGGCAAACCCGGCCCACCACCGTCGGCTAAACTTCCTTTCCCTCAAATTTCTTTCCCGTACGGGGATACTTCCGCTTCTTCGCCTTGCAAAAACTCCTTCCAGCCTATTCACAAGCCTCGCACTAATCTGAGTGGGCAGCTCGCGCGACTCACTGCTAAAACCGGTCACAATGTACCCACTGTTCAATTGTACAAGCCCCAAGCTCAAACCGATGCAGCAAGCTGTTGCGAGAGCAAAAGTTATTGTCAAAAGACCCAATGTTACCGATCCACCGAAACTCATTGTCAATCGAGTGGTCAATGTTCAAACAACGCCCGCTGTCGAACCGGGACTCAATGTGAGACCCAAAATCACTGCCAGGACGGTATCCATTGTTCCCCGTCTAGTAATGCCCAGAGTATAGTAGATCCACCAAATTTGTCATCCCACCCGGATCTAGGTAGCGGAATCGGTGGTCTCGGTGGTGCTGGCTCCAAGAGCGGATCTTTCGCTGGTAGCAGCGCACCAAAACGTGGAAGGGGAATACTGAATCAAGCGACTGGACCGGGATCACGGGTACCCCTTTGCGGCCATTGCAACTCTTACGTCAG GGGACCTTTCATCACCGCTTTGGGACAAATCTGGTGCCCTGATCATTTCGTCTGCGTGAACACCCAATGTCGTCGACCTCTTCAAGACATCGGTTTCGTAGAAGAGAAGGGCCAACTCTATTGCGAATATTGCTTCGAACGTTTCATCGCTCCAAGTTGCAACAAATGCAATATCAAGATCAAAGGC GATTGTCTGAATGCAATTGGAAAGCATTTCCACCCTGAATGCTTCAAATGTTCCTACTGTGGAAAACTATTTGGCAACAGCCCATTTTTCCTCGAAGAAGGCTTACCCTACTGTGAAGCTG ATTGGAACGAGCTGTTCACAACAAAATGTTTCGCGTGTGGATTCCCAGTGGAAGCTGGAGATCGCTGGGTAGAAGCTCTGAACAACAACTACCACAGCCAGTGTTTCAATTGCTCG ATGTGCAAGAAGAACCTCGAAGGTCAGAGCTTCTACGCGAAGGGTGGTCGTCCATTCTGTAAAAACCATGCGCGTTAG
- the LOC114871608 gene encoding uncharacterized protein LOC114871608 isoform X5, with the protein MAQLISVKLSRFDGSPWGFRLQGGKDFGTPLVVQKVNSGSPAEAAGLKAGDAVIRVNNTEMYNLRHKDAQDVIMRAGNNFEITVQRGGGTWKPHVSPISSTLPSPSPTSSVSNIAPVTKTSLAAKKQDGPLIGSGHNFSPKPFLNGTGDGSIKSIVNKQYNSPVGIYSEETIAETLSAQAEVLAGGVLGVNFKKNEKNYNAENSEVFKMVQEADKEPKTPEPVSSRTEFYSSVSHAVGGRATSPRSPTPLFHALHGFGPAMNSNENSSRRQPQRQQSSSSSSGSSSVVVCSNCDRVIVGVFVRIKEKNLHVECFKCSTCGTSLKNVGYYNINNKLYCDIHAKLVARQNAPAGMVPITMPPGGKAPASTISAALANAPLSPPLNNHASSPLPFSACNRTSPDYGFPNSQLSSLNRNGCISNGNCNWESKTFTSTITIQTGSTEPTRLGTSPIEPPSFRSVQAPTSNNLIGPKPFGGSSVLSSPPLVNSGNSTLPRPQSQTVTETSETHEKSYYYELVDTKPEYHPSSVKSKSLNWPPPKPIEDITYPTASPLYIDPNPVLDRRNVQAVKEKCIEACEKALTRIRGESTDREVERVSRQCCFDEDPMDRVSCPGPIYRKVELVETSGRQSKSEITSRPSSTDSVRRSLTPTRIVQPIPKPWTATVTTGSNLYEQTYGGTEPPKVCKKFHQKEICQRERICERNQPFREEHRSYRSEFSRTEQTVCEKPPLPVQHTVKQQETKEEITEVDKEVIDLRPADEIEEDDSDGKGIGGEHDFITETSEEDVDGLHVKKKMTFEKTIERTPSPARPSTPMIEESVAAETVEEATEKIEESYTRKTATHIDRKVEESEEKTVVESAEVVTSAVDVQQMLEKAKQEEEERKREEEEEERRRQEEEERRKREEEEQRRKRAEEERRRQEEEERSKHVAFEEEEVEEVREHPLGRTVVREERVTEAEGDTPGRKKLIKETYEEITEEVLVQERVRRKAIEDERRKSLREQVEVHQSLREQQAPKDKRVCSKYPPAQEIMETNKKRVQFVKQTDSGPKPIPHSALQNATPKEWKSEMVNALTTAPDRPFTPLSTSSSIKEVYTEETIYLDHRCRPKPPPENLRPISPFQEALMIAPERPYTPLSREIGPEDRNVCSRSQTPVLQDGGKYPPPAGLLYGEGKPIVAPSPKPCGPRPLPTPPPDFRLRDSSASPVRSRPQTPCSKGITASLKKPDTIPSYQRNLVAMRRGAVESHTYLPSRTPTPTPGRSKSPAYGPPEPPPCYMKAHAPRIREDPPPAKHSSIHFPTKKSVSYKIDEDTDEGHRKAEYAASKTVDFDEKRTDDHGREPTDAVHAQYQEKRFMTSEEINEQKLSLTKKSLEVTEDFERCERRVPARPLPEPREKPSKGTCAIGRTSPCKLTLPCPLASKTETSSSVQPVYTSSTEVRHVSYGPPPCKPCPDTGVTVLPCKAHSDQGTKAGVVVVPCEGPKPCCQKSGVCVVPTSDRSGVCVSPCMGMQTGSCGQPEGRCGRESACEIEIPNCPESGICVAPCADGSVCVAPCGKPGPPPSAKLPFPQISFPYGDTSASSPCKNSFQPIHKPRTNLSGQLARLTAKTGHNVPTVQLYKPQAQTDAASCCESKSYCQKTQCYRSTETHCQSSGQCSNNARCRTGTQCETQNHCQDGIHCSPSSNAQSIVDPPNLSSHPDLGSGIGGLGGAGSKSGSFAGSSAPKRGRGILNQATGPGSRVPLCGHCNSYVRGPFITALGQIWCPDHFVCVNTQCRRPLQDIGFVEEKGQLYCEYCFERFIAPSCNKCNIKIKGDCLNAIGKHFHPECFKCSYCGKLFGNSPFFLEEGLPYCEADWNELFTTKCFACGFPVEAGDRWVEALNNNYHSQCFNCSMCKKNLEGQSFYAKGGRPFCKNHAR; encoded by the exons ATGGCACAGCTGATCAGCGTTAAGCTGTCCAGATTCGATGGATCCCCTTGGGGTTTTCGTCTTCAGGGTGGCAAGGATTTTGGCACTCCTCTAGTCGTGCAAAAG GTTAATAGCGGCTCCCCGGCGGAAGCAGCTGGTTTGAAGGCCGGCGATGCAGTTATCAGGGTGAACAACACCGAGATGTACAATCTGAGGCACAAGGACGCGCAGGATGTTATCATGAGAGCTGGAAACAATTTCGAGATCACTGTACAGAG AGGTGGCGGTACTTGGAAGCCACACGTGTCTCCGATAAGTTCAACCCTTCCATCGCCATCGCCCACGTCCTCGGTTAGCAACATTGCTCCAGTTACGAAGACGTCGTTGGCAGCCAAGAAGCAAGACGGACCGCTGATCGGAAGCGGTCATAATTTCAGTCCAAAGCCATTC CTGAATGGAACGGGGGATGGTTCGATCAAATCCATCGTTAACAAACAGTACAACAGCCCTGTGGGTATCTACAGTGAAGAAACGATCGCGGAAACACTGTCCGCCCAAGCGGAAGTTCTAGCTGGTGGTGTTCTTGG TGTAAACTTCAAAAAGAACGAGAAGAATTACAACGCAGAGAACAGCGAAGTGTTCAAAATGGTCCAAGAAGCGGACAAAGAACCAAAGACACCGGAACCTG TATCATCGAGAACAGAGTTTTACTCGTCGGTGAGCCACGCCGTTGGCGGAAGGGCCACTTCGCCGAGATCACCCACGCCTCTATTTCATGCTCTCCACGGCTTTGGTCCGGCTATGAATTCCAATGAAAATTCGTCGAGACGTCAACCGCAACGTCAGCagtcctcctcttcctcctcagGCTCGTCGAGCGTCGTCGTTTGTAGCAACTGCGACCGTGTGATCGT GGGTGTCTTTGTCAggatcaaggagaagaatcTACACGTGGAATGCTTCAAGTGCTCTACCTGTGGCACTTCCTTGAAGAACGTCGGTTATTATAACATCAACAATAAATTGTATTGTGATATTCACGCAAAACTAGTCGCCAGACAAAATGCACCTGCTGGAATGGTTCCAATCACCATGCCACC AGGCGGAAAGGCTCCAGCGAGCACCATTTCCGCTGCGCTAGCAAATGCACCGTTGTCTCCACCTTTGAATAATCACGCATCGTCGCCTCTACCGTTCTCG GCTTGCAATCGTACGAGTCCCGATTACGGATTCCCGAATAGTCAGCTATCGTCCCTGAATAGAAACGGATGCATCAGCAATGGCAACTGTAACTGGGAATCGAAAACGTTTACGAGCACGATCACCATACAAACGGGTAGCACAGAG CCCACCCGCCTTGGCACCTCGCCCATCGAACCACCCAGTTTCCGATCAGTCCAG GCGCCAACGTCTAACAATCTAATTGGTCCCAAGCCTTTCGGAGGATCCAGTGTTTTATCGTCGCCACCGTTAGTGAATTCAGGAAACAGCACTCTTCCACGACCACAAAGTCAAACTGTGACTG AAACCTCCGAGACCCACGAAAAGTCCTATTATTACGAGCTGGTGGATACCAAGCCCGAGTACCATCCGAGTTCCGTGAAATCGAAAAGTCTTAATTGGCCACCACCGAAACCAATCGAGGACATAACTTATCCCACCGCCAGTCCTTTGTATATCGATCCAAATCCTGTCCTCGACCGAAGAAACGTGCAAGCAGTGAAAGAGAAGTGTATCGAGGCCTGCGAAAAAGCATTGACAAGAATAAGGGGTGAAAGCACCGATCGCGAGGTCGAAAGGGTCAGTAGACAGTGTTGTTTCGACGAGGATCCGATGGATCGGGTCAGTTGTCCAGGGCCCATTTACAGGAAAGTGGAGCTGGTCGAGACCAGCGGTAGACAATCAAAAAGTGAAATAACATCGAGACCCAGCTCGACCGACAGCGTCAGAAGATCCTTGACACCGACCAGGATCGTTCAACCCATACCCAAACCATGGACAGCTACCGTAACGACTGGAAGTAATCTGTACGAGCAAACTTACGGCGGGACAGAACCGCCAAAAGTCTGTAAGAAGTTCCATCAGAAGGAGATCTGTCAACGGGAGAGAATCTGCGAGAGGAACCAACCCTTCCGGGAAGAACATCGTTCATATCGCTCTGAATTCAGTCGAACGGAACAAACGGTCTGCGAGAAACCACCGCTTCCTGTGCAGCACACGGTGAAGCAGCAGGAGACTAAGGAAGAGATCACAGAAGTTGACAAGGAAGTCATTGACTTGAGACCAGCTGACGAGATCGAGGAAGATGATTCCGACGGGAAAGGAATCGGAGGAGAACACGATTTTATTACCGAGACTTCCGAAGAAGACGTGGATGGACTGCacgtgaagaagaagatgacCTTCGAGAAGACCATCGAGAGAACCCCGTCACCTGCACGACCCAGCACTCCGATGATAGAGGAGTCCGTCGCGGCGGAGACGGTCGAAGAGGCGACGGAGAAGATCGAAGAGAGTTATACCAGAAAAACTGCTACGCACATCGACAGAAAAGTTGAGGAGTCTGAAGAGAAGACGGTTGTAGAGTCAGCTGAAGTGGTCACCTCGGCGGTGGACGTTCAACAGATGCTGGAGAAGGCGAAACAGGAGGAAGAGGAGcgaaagagagaggaagaggaagaggaaagacgaaggcaagaagaggaagagagaagaaaacgCGAAGAAGAGGAACAGAGGAGAAAACGCGCCGAGGAGGAACGAAGGAGACAGGAGGAGGAAGAGCGAAGCAAACATGTCGCTTTCGAAGAAGAGGAAGTGGAAGAAGTTCGAGAACATCCACTGGGAAGAACAGTGGTCCGTGAAGAGAGGGTGACGGAAGCTGAAGGTGACACGCCTGGACGCAAGAAGCTCATCAAGGAGACTTACGAGGAGATCACGGAGGAAGTGTTGGTCCAGGAACGCGTCAGGAGGAAGGCGATCGAAGATGAACGCAGGAAGAGTTTGAGAGAACAGGTAGAAGTTCATCAAAGTTTGAGAGAGCAACAGGCACCCAAGGATAAACGCGTATGCTCCAAGTATCCTCCGGCTCAAGAAATCATGGAGACTAATAAAAAACGAGTTCAATTCGTGAAGCAGACCGATTCAGGTCCCAAGCCCATACCGCATTCTGCTCTTCAAAACGCTACCCCCAAAGAGTGGAAGTCTGAAATGGTGAACGCTTTGACCACGGCACCCGATCGACCCTTCACTCCTCTCAGCACCTCGTCGAGTATAAAGGAGGTTTACACTGAAGAGACGATATACCTGGATCACAGGTGTCGACCGAAACCACCGCCAGAGAATCTACGACCCATTTCACCGTTCCAGGAGGCGCTTATGATCGCCCCGGAACGTCCTTACACTCCTCTGAGTCGCGAAATTGGACCGGAAGACAGAAACGTTTGCAGTCGGTCTCAGACCCCAGTGCTTCAGGACGGGGGTAAATACCCTCCACCCGCTGGTCTCCTCTACGGCGAGGGTAAACCCATCGTTGCACCGTCTCCTAAACCCTGTGGTCCACGACCGTTACCGACACCACCGCCCGACTTCCGTCTAAGGGATTCATCCGCGTCTCCGGTGAGGTCTCGGCCCCAAACACCTTGCAGCAAAGGCATCACAGCTTCCCTGAAGAAGCCGGACACCATACCTTCTTATCAGAGGAACCTAGTAGCTATGAGAAGAGGCGCGGTTGAGAGTCACACGTATCTACCCAGCAGGACTCCGACGCCTACTCCGGGAAGATCAAAGTCGCCCGCCTATGGACCACCGGAACCTCCCCCATGCTATATGAAGGCTCATGCTCCGAGGATCAGAGAGGATCCACCTCCCGCCAAGCACAGCTCCATACACTTCCCAACGAAGAAGAGCGTCTCTTACAAGATAGACGAAGACACTGACGAGGGACACAGAAAAGCCGAGTACGCCGCCAGCAAGACGGTGGACTTTGACGAGAAACGAACCGACGATCACGGTCGAGAACCCACGGACGCGGTTCATGCTCAGTACCAAGAGAAACGGTTCATGACGAGCGAGGAAATCAACGAACAGAAGCTCTCGCTGACGAAGAAGTCGCTCGAGGTTACCGAAGACTTTGAGAGATGCGAAAGAAGGGTACCGGCCAGACCTTTGCCGGAGCCTCGAGAGAAACCATCCAAGGGCACGTGTGCCATCGGTAGAACGAGCCCCTGCAAACTAACTCTGCCTTGCCCTTTGGCTTCCAAGACGGAAACGAGCTCGAGCGTGCAACCGGTGTACACCAGCTCGACGGAAGTGCGTCACGTTAGCTACGGCCCTCCACCCTGCAAACCGTGTCCAGATACCGGAGTAACGGTGCTACCTTGCAAAGCTCACTCTGATCAAGGCACCAAGGCGGGTGTTGTAGTGGTGCCTTGCGAGGGACCTAAGCCTTGCTGTCAAAAATCAGGCGTATGCGTGGTTCCAACGTCGGACCGTTCGGGAGTTTGCGTGTCTCCTTGTATGGGTATGCAAACGGGAAGCTGTGGCCAACCGGAAGGACGCTGCGGTCgggaatcagcctgcgagATCGAGATTCCAAACTGTCCAGAATCTGGAATCTGCGTGGCACCCTGCGCCGATGGTTCTGTCTGCGTGGCACCCTGCGGCAAACCCGGCCCACCACCGTCGGCTAAACTTCCTTTCCCTCAAATTTCTTTCCCGTACGGGGATACTTCCGCTTCTTCGCCTTGCAAAAACTCCTTCCAGCCTATTCACAAGCCTCGCACTAATCTGAGTGGGCAGCTCGCGCGACTCACTGCTAAAACCGGTCACAATGTACCCACTGTTCAATTGTACAAGCCCCAAGCTCAAACCGATGCAGCAAGCTGTTGCGAGAGCAAAAGTTATTGTCAAAAGACCCAATGTTACCGATCCACCGAAACTCATTGTCAATCGAGTGGTCAATGTTCAAACAACGCCCGCTGTCGAACCGGGACTCAATGTGAGACCCAAAATCACTGCCAGGACGGTATCCATTGTTCCCCGTCTAGTAATGCCCAGAGTATAGTAGATCCACCAAATTTGTCATCCCACCCGGATCTAGGTAGCGGAATCGGTGGTCTCGGTGGTGCTGGCTCCAAGAGCGGATCTTTCGCTGGTAGCAGCGCACCAAAACGTGGAAGGGGAATACTGAATCAAGCGACTGGACCGGGATCACGGGTACCCCTTTGCGGCCATTGCAACTCTTACGTCAG GGGACCTTTCATCACCGCTTTGGGACAAATCTGGTGCCCTGATCATTTCGTCTGCGTGAACACCCAATGTCGTCGACCTCTTCAAGACATCGGTTTCGTAGAAGAGAAGGGCCAACTCTATTGCGAATATTGCTTCGAACGTTTCATCGCTCCAAGTTGCAACAAATGCAATATCAAGATCAAAGGC GATTGTCTGAATGCAATTGGAAAGCATTTCCACCCTGAATGCTTCAAATGTTCCTACTGTGGAAAACTATTTGGCAACAGCCCATTTTTCCTCGAAGAAGGCTTACCCTACTGTGAAGCTG ATTGGAACGAGCTGTTCACAACAAAATGTTTCGCGTGTGGATTCCCAGTGGAAGCTGGAGATCGCTGGGTAGAAGCTCTGAACAACAACTACCACAGCCAGTGTTTCAATTGCTCG ATGTGCAAGAAGAACCTCGAAGGTCAGAGCTTCTACGCGAAGGGTGGTCGTCCATTCTGTAAAAACCATGCGCGTTAG